In Rutidosis leptorrhynchoides isolate AG116_Rl617_1_P2 chromosome 2, CSIRO_AGI_Rlap_v1, whole genome shotgun sequence, one genomic interval encodes:
- the LOC139888227 gene encoding uncharacterized mitochondrial protein AtMg00810-like translates to MTLPEGYFSKNDKRVCKLNKSLYGLKQAPRQRNEKLNSALVEHGFKQSTCDYSLYVKSSDNVFIAILVYVNDNVVTGNNLNEIEKFKLFLKSKFQIKDLGKLKYFFGIEILNNEKGICMNQRKYCLDLLSDYGMLGCKPANTPIESNLCVSCDPSEKDPLLSNITEYQKLIGRLIYLTLTRPDISYAVQVLSQFMHAPLQSHLNLAFRVLRYLKCAPGKGIQFVKGIDLDVYAYCDVDWGKCKVMRNSVSGYLVYFCGSLISWKSKKPDIVARSSTEAEYKAMAAAACEIVWIKNLLQELNANLKLPINLFCDNNSAIQIAANPVFHERTKHFKIDIHFIRQKVSIGLIKIVKVPSVLQYTDILTKGLSVTQHGFLSSKLGLYDM, encoded by the coding sequence ATGACTTTGCCTGAAGGatatttttctaaaaatgataaaagagTATGCAAACTTAACAAGTctctttatggacttaaacaagctcctAGGCAAAGGAATGAAAAATTAAACTCTGCTCTTGTTGAACATGGTTTTAAACAAAGTACATGTGATTACTCATTATATGTTAAGTCTTCTGACAATGTGTTTATTGCTATTTTGGTATATGTTAATGACAATGTTGTAACTGGTAATAATCTAAATGAAATTGAGAAGTTTAAATTGTTCTTGAAGTCAAAATTTCAAATAAAAGATCTTGGGAAGTTGAAATATTTTTTTGGAATTGAAATTTTAAATAATGAAAAAGGTATTTGTATGAATCAAAGAAAATATTGTCTTGATCTTCTTAGTGACTATGGAATGCTTGGTTGTAAGCCTGCAAACACTCCTATTGAATCAAATCTTTGTGTTTCTTGTGATCCAAGTGAAAAAGATCCTTTGTTATCAAATATTACTGAGTATCAAAAACTGATTGGTAGATTAATTTATCTTACTCTTACCAGACCTGATATTTCTTATGCTGTACAAGTTCTTAGTCAGTTCATGCATGCTCCTttacaatctcatttgaatttagcttttagagttcttagataTCTTAAATGTGCTCCTGGAAAAGGAATTCAGTTTGTTAAAGGTATTGATCTTGATGTTTATGCTTACTGTGATGTTGATTGGGGTAAGTGCAAGGTTATGAGAAACTCTGTTTCTGGATACTTAGTTTATTTTTGTGGATCTTTAATATCTTGGAAAAGTAAAAAACCAGATATTGTTGCTAGGTCCTCTACTGAAGCAGAATATAAGGCTATGGCAGCAGCAGCTTGTGAAATTGTTTGGATAAAAAATTTGCTTCAAGAGTTGAATGCTAATCTCAAACTTCCTATTAACTTGTTCTGTGATAATAATTCTGCCATTCAAATTGCTGCAAATCCAGTTTTTCATGAAAGAACCAAACATTTTAAGATTGATATTCATTTTATAAGGCAGAAAGTTTCAATTGGTTTGATTAAAATTGTTAAAGTTCCATCTGTTTTACAATATACTGACATCTTAACTAAAGGGTTAAGTGTCACTCAACATGGTTTTCTTTCTAGTAAACTTGGTTTATATGATATGTAA